Genomic window (Lycium barbarum isolate Lr01 chromosome 2, ASM1917538v2, whole genome shotgun sequence):
AGGGATCATTACAAAATGAATAGAGGTATATGGCCCTCTATATACATCAGCGATTCTGAAATAACACATAATGTTATATTTTGTAGAGAGTTTACGTACCCATAGTTGAGGAAAATATTTTGTTTATGCCATAGGTTTCAGCGCTACACTAGATGGGCGAGATGTCATGTAAATGCCCAAATCCGTTGTTAATATATGGAGTGGCTACTCATTTTGCAGCATTACTATGTACTACCAATAATAAGTCGAGCAAAATGTGTGTGGTTTCGAACAGATCACTATATAATTGCCATTCATTTCACACGTGAAAGAATTCCTATCGTTATTTCAGTCATAATTCTCCACTGTATGTAAGCCGAACATATAGTAATTACCAGCTTACCGTACCGtgcaaatcaaaatcaaacttaAAATACCAAACCATATCATATTAATTTTGGTAATGGTATAATATCTttaaaaatcaaagatcaaaataCCCCAACCAAAATTTATAACCGTACCAGCACCATGAATACCCTTCCCTACAAGGAATCGAGGAGGCAAGTAGAAAGATGTGCTAGTTTTTCACGTTCAACTTGATTGTAAATTTTATTTATCCAACTAAGCTACAGTCATCGTTTAGTCTTGATTGAAAATTTACCAGTATGTGTCATTTGCAATATATAATGAATCCATCAGCagcatatataaaaataaaaacagaaCTCCAATGTTAGTATCAAGCGCGAAAACACCACCTCATGGTATCAAAACTTTTTGCCCATAAGTTTAATAAGAAAAGCTTCAATAGATGAACACAATCTACACATTTTCATGAGCTACAACAACATTTTACAAAGTCCAACTCATTCAATGACGTGGAACTTATTTGTAATGTCCTCCAACAATGGTTTATATACATGCATGCACAGCAAATGCGCAAGCCTACTATTGATGCATAAAATTAGAACATAATAGAAAATTGATTACAATACTTTCTTCCTTCAAGTATGGTTGTATAACAACAAACTAGTAACTTCCATGTGCAAATATACAGTTACAATGAGGCCGCATTTGGTTGAGCCAAAGAAAGAAGCTCTATATTCAGAATATGTCTTCACCAACTTTTTGATGCTAACAAAATTAAAAGGATAGGAAAAATAAAGGTTCGTATTGTGAGTCCCCTCACACATCTTGTCAAAACTAAATCCTGCAATTTCAGATGTTTCCCTTTGCAAACGATATGCTAAATCCTGCAATTTCAGGTGTTTCCCTTTGCAGGCGATATGCAGAATGAAGCTATTCTCAGATGGTCAGCGTTGTAACCTGCACGTACGAACAAACATGTTGGTGAAAATTGACTAAGTCGGACAATCATTAAAATGAACATAATGGTGACAGAGCTCTTATGCTCCACTTCAACATAGCTAACTGTATGCTCGAGAAATCACAGACTTCTCTTTGCTCTATCAAATGCTAAATGACCAATAATCatcttaaataaaaaaagaaaagcaaaGAAATCCAACCTGCTCAATGAGGACGTGGGTGGAAACATGTCATTGATACGACCATGAAGACAGGCGTATGATTTTGTATCTATATGGCGATTTAGAACAATTTGACCCTGTGAATCATCATAATAATATCATCAAAAAAATTCTGTTACTTCCAAAAGGTCCTTTACAGTTGACATGTACATACCTTTGAATTGATGGTGAAGATTTTTCCTTCAGGTATTTGAACCTTGAGATAGCAGAGCTCGTCAGTGTCTCTGTTTCCAAATCCAGCATAAAAGGGATTCCTATCAGAAGGGAACAATGCCTTGATGTCCTGCAAATTAGAAAGTCAATACTCAACACTTCAGTTATCTGTATTTGTTACCAAAGCTAGATGACCTAAGATGAATTGCTGAAAGTTAGTCACTAAAACGTCGATACAGCCTCTAATTAAGATACTCCTTGCCCTATAAGTTGCACACGCTATTATTCTAAGAGATAATCCCTGCTAAATAGGCGGGGGGAGGGGGGAGAGGGTTGTGGGGGGGTGTTGGAGACCAAAGCATCAAAACGAAAAACAATTTTTGCGTTTATGCTGAAAGACATTTTCCACTCGAAGTATTTCGAGTTTTCTCTTATTATCCAATGTATCCATCATGTGATTATTTATTACATCAGTCACATCTTCCTGTTTCCGCACAGCCATATTTTAAGTGTGGCACACCAATTAAAAAGGAGTAAGATCAATTAAATGGTATTTTCTTTGTCCAAATCTCGTTGCACCAAATATCCGCCTTGTAAATTTGGAGAATATGGGACTTCTGTATGTATTAAACAATGAGTTCTTGTGCAGCTACCTAATAAGAACCAAACAGGTTGTATAAACATTGCAAGCCATGACTCCTTTAAGATAGCAGAAAAGAAAAGATTAGACAATGTAGATGTAAGTTGTTTATTCCTTTAAACGACAAAAGCACTCTACCAGATGCAGATCATCTCTAGGTTGAAGCAATAGTCCAAGGCCTCCCCTGCCTCACGGCTTTGGAAGGCATGCAGAATCCTTTGCTTAAAATGCTAAAAGTACTATTAGGGAAAAACAAAAGCAATTATGAATCAACAAACTGACCTGTAAGCAAGCAATTTTGAATTCCTGAGGAGCTTTTTTAACCACTGCAAAAAGGTAAAAAAATTAGATGCACTATCATTCATATTATTAGCAAAATTTGAAGCACTTCTTCTGGGAGAATTTACTTAAAATAACCTACTACCAAATCAGAACTGCAAGCACGGAGGCTGAAGTtgcaaagagaagaaaatagcaCCTTTCATATTTTAAGACATTCTCAAAAGCATGAAACTAGTAGTCCATACTCTAAATGGATATTAGTGTTGTCATGCATTTAAATAAATTATAGAACTCCCAGAAATCACTAATTTACTACCAATTTCATTAGAGTAGACAAtttcgaccatcaaaataatagttGCTTTTTTCAAGGGAAAGAATAGTTAGGAGCAATGAAAATTATAAAAGGGAGAATTCTTCACAAAATATAGAAAGGAATAACCTTCTCTATATAGAGAAAGAAAAAGCCCATCCGGAGATGTGAAAACTGGTCCTTCTGGTAATCCCTTCCCATCCTGCAATTATCAAAAATACAAACGATGAAGTCAAATTAATGAAtgagaagaaaaaggaaatgaATACTTAAGACAAAATACCTGCATAAGATTAAACAGGAATTGTCTAGTCATATAGGCCTGTGAAATAGCACGTGCACTTAAGAAAAGCAATTGATAACCGTTCTCCTGCAGCAAGCAGACAAGATAATGCTCTCTTATCCTACTACCAGAGGAAAACCGAAAGATATATTCACATAGAATAAGTGGAGAAACATTTCGAACCTTAGCAAACATTGCAAAAGCCAAAAATACATATTCCCAATATAAAGAACATTTCTTTTTTTATCAGGACAGTATAAAGAAAACTCTTGTAATAAATCTCCAAAAAAGAGGAGAAGAGAAAATGAATCAAGCCTACAAACCTTGATAGCCGATAAGAGATGTGCAACACCTGTCTGTGACCAATCTCTCCCCACCAAAGGCATGAACTGTCCTAGAACATCAGATCTGTTTAATTGACAAAAACTATCACACATCAGGCAGGAACAAGAAGAAGTATCACCTACATTTCTTATCATATATCAACCAACTCAGACAGAAGTCTAGCATTCTTGTTCATAAAGTCGTTCACCAGGGAACCAAGAAGGTGAACCACCAAAAGTTCAATTAGGAGCAAAGGAAACCAGCATGGACAATTTTAGAGCCCACAGCTACATTCTAACAAGGTGGACTATATAAAAAATTTGCTCACTCGTTTCAATGTATTGTCTCAGGTACTAGATATTTACAGGGAAATGACTATAGGAAAAATATCACCTATAAACATTTTCTATAGGTGCATAAAAATTAGAACCCTAAGCTGATACTCTTCCATCCCATAATGTCTCACTTTTGACCAAAAGTCGAAGCAATATCAGACATATGATAACATGTACCATATGGAAATATTATTTCGAGATCTAGAAACTATACCAAAAAACTACAAGTTGGAGttttttccttccaaaatatGAAAATATCGTGATAAGAAATTCAACTGTTGAAAAGCATCAAAGGACAAATATTTTGGGGAAAAACCAAGAATAACAGAAGTAATACTATGATATGAAGTGCACTAATTGAATGTTCTGAATTCCGGCATAGATCATGAGAGAGGGAAGACAATCAAAATGGCATCTTAATAAAATATATGCTTTCTCCATGAATCAAAATGAGTAACTAATTAGATAGACTTGTATGTCAAAGCTGGTAATACTAATGTGCCTCAGAAGGGCTAAGAATCTCCTAATCCTGCAAAGGATGGACCATGAATTGAAGTCTTAGACAACCATGGGCCATTATCAGTTTAAGTCCAGAATTAGTTTATGACTGGAGCGGTTTAGTCTGTAGTAAGTGACATGAATTCGAAGGAGTTTTTTCAGCATTGCCTCTCGTAGTTTTGAATTCATTTCTAGTTATATTACGATTTTTTGCAACTCTATGCAACATTCAAGGGACAAAGTTGATGGTAAACTTGGAAAAGGCTCCAAACTGCATCTTCAAAGTTCCCTTTCGAAAGTAGAAAAGCTAAAACCTCAAAATACAAAAATCTCAACTTCATATCTAACTTTAGAGTCACTTTTCTCTACAATAAATATAAATCAGCTCAACTCTTAATCTCCAGCACAAACTATGAAAATCTAATCCGGAAGAGCGGATACTGAACTTGTATGTATTTTCAACCCTTCTGAGTGCATCATGCTAAGGTTCAACTTATGATCACCTTTCATCCAATTCTTAGACTTTTGGGCATGGAAATGATCATCACAAACTAACTCCGAGAAGAAAGCAATTTACAACCAAAAGAATCGTAAGACGTCAGCATAAAGAGGTTCATGTAACAGAGAAAAGTTGACCTGTACAAACAGATAACGGATGATAACCACTAATGCATCCATTTGCACTAATTAAAAGTTGATAATTCTTACATTCATTGTGATCAAAGTTAAACAAAATAGCAAGTCTTGGACACAACAGCACATAAACAGGACAACAACACCAACCATCTATATTAGAAAATTTATTTACCTAGTAATTGTTCCATCAACATCAGAGATTACAATATTTGTGTCCCATCTCCACAAATATATACGTGCATCAACCTGCAAAGCATGAAACTCAAACAAATTACAAGCGTGCATTTGCGTACGCACCAAAATGAGATGCAATTAGAAGAAATGTCAGCAAATGACCTGCTGTTTCGAGCACGTGAATACAACTACATTCTTTCCCTCCTTCAGATTCAAAGTTGCCAGCTGTTCAGATGTTCGAGTAGTTAAAGAATCTAGGAAGTATGCTTGCCCTCTAGGATCTAAATTCATACAAAATCCCGTTTCAACACCATTGACACTTACATTAACCACATTTTCTCTACCCTTCAAAACCCCCTGAATCGTCCCAAACCGAACATACCAAGGTGAGGATTTCAAACTACCATCTGCCTGTTTcaccacaataatatccacagCACCACCAAATGGATTTAAGTTCCCAGAAACACTACGTACGCCTCTACCTATGTAGTTACCTATCCTCCCCATAGTATTCATTCTCTTAAAACAACCACAACTATGCTTCTGTCATTGGGATCGGCTATATGAATACTCACTGACCACGTTACTCCATCTAAATCATATCACGCCAATATTATGCAAACACATATAATATTCATACAATAAAATCTAACAAGTTTCCACTTTTAACAAACCCAATTCATAAAGATTGAATTTTTTAGCTTATGGGCTGCAATTTATTGATTCCCTCAGGTAAACCTGTAGATCTTTCCTACAAAAATCCAATCTTTATTTGCTTCCCAAATCTTTTTCTCTGGCTCATGTATTTGAATTTTAACAACAAATGATCAAAGAACATTAATTGATTACAATTCAAATAAtggtgaagaaaaaaaaactgtCTTGCTAGATAAAGGGGGATAAAAGAAAAACTACAAGAACATTTATTACAACAAATcaaaccttaaaaaaaaaaaaaaaaaaaaaaaaaaaagggataaaatGATAgcagaatttttttttcctctggGTCAGATATTCTCTTTTAGTTTTTggtcaaaaatgaagaaaaccaAAAGCTAAAAGAGAAATCATATTTTCCAGAACCAAAAACCGCCAATACTGAATACTTAAAGGTGAAGAATAGTTCGCTAAAAGtgcatattatatttattttctaaaatGATTCTAGATGGGTCAATGCTATTGTGCCTAATATTTTTAGGATTATTTTGAAAAAGTCAGACTCGTATTTAGGTGATtacacatattatatatcaaACGGGTAACAACTAACCAATAAGAATAAAATTAGATGGTGaaattaaggggtcgtttggtggtATAAGCTGgtatatcccagcactaatttttcgtaccatgtttggtagaaggtataaatttattctggaataaatttataccttgtaccaaacaaggtataaaatgcatcccaACTTAAAAGATGAGATATCCCTTCTTATCTCACTTAtcttgagattattttataccatcttttagatggtataaaataatctcaagagacggaataaattagtcccgaaattataatcgggataattttggctacctaccaaacgacccctaaaagcTTGGGTTTGTTTGTTAATGCAAGATGTACTTGAGAGGACGCTAATTGAAGAAAAGGCAAGAGTGTATAAAAATCTCCGGCAAAAGCTATATCCGTTCTAATTTTTACGTGACATAATTTGAATAgatgtggaaaaaaaaaactaaaaataattTAAACTCATATTTAAAATAAATCATAGTATTGTGTGATAATAAAATTGAAATATACGATGTTAAATATGTAATTCATTAAAGATGTAACTAAAAATATAAGTTGATTGTGTTAAAATTTAAAACTACGTCATTCATTTTGAAACGGACTAAAAAAAATAGCAGAATACTAAAAGTTTGATGAGTTAAATGGGTTAAGCTATGGGTTCGTTGGGTAAAATGGGTTGGGTTGAGTTAAATGAATTGGATGaattaaataaatttattaatattaaaaaaataaaattttatgtgACATGTGATGGCAAATAAGAGAGAAGGAAGGTTTTGTGTGTTTAGTATATTCTGAAGAAAATAGGGATAGTTGAGTGATATTTTACTCCTGAaagaaataaaagtgatattagaAGGCAACTCTATATACGGATGATATTTTAGAGAATTTACTCTCTTAATGAGATGGGGAGAGGAGTATATATTCGGTACGCAGCTATTGGAAAATATctgcaaaagaagaaaaagaaacaattttttttgcagGCAAAACAGAATATATGCTATTTACTATATATGCTAGGTTTCAAAAATCATTGTAGTTGTTCAAAACAGAATATATGCTAGGTTTCAAAAATCATTGTAGTTGTTCAAAACATTTACGATAATTAACCGACAATCCTCTAGTATTGTCTGTTGTTATAGGCCACGTGGACAAAAGAATTTCTTCTTTGCTTTGCCAGGTGAAAGTATAGGATTCTGATTTCTGAAGCATAATTGGATTGCTTATTGTTGCTTTCAGATGATAGTCCGAGACTCTAAAGATGTTAAATTTAAACTAAATAAACTATTTGTAAAATTTTGTTTTATTAAATTAGGAAGATAAATGTATTATGTATAGTATATCTGTCGATCACATACGAATCAAACACTGTTATGTT
Coding sequences:
- the LOC132627871 gene encoding phosphatidate phosphatase PAH2-like isoform X2 translates to MNTMGRIGNYIGRGVRSVSGNLNPFGGAVDIIVVKQADGSLKSSPWYVRFGTIQGVLKGRENVVNLATLNLKEGKNVVVFTCSKQQVDARIYLWRWDTNIVISDVDGTITRSDVLGQFMPLVGRDWSQTGVAHLLSAIKENGYQLLFLSARAISQAYMTRQFLFNLMQDGKGLPEGPVFTSPDGLFLSLYREVVKKAPQEFKIACLQDIKALFPSDRNPFYAGFGNRDTDELCYLKVQIPEGKIFTINSKGQIVLNRHIDTKSYACLHGRINDMFPPTSSLSRLQR
- the LOC132627871 gene encoding phosphatidate phosphatase PAH2-like isoform X1, which codes for MNTMGRIGNYIGRGVRSVSGNLNPFGGAVDIIVVKQADGSLKSSPWYVRFGTIQGVLKGRENVVNVSVNGVETGFCMNLDPRGQAYFLDSLTTRTSEQLATLNLKEGKNVVVFTCSKQQVDARIYLWRWDTNIVISDVDGTITRSDVLGQFMPLVGRDWSQTGVAHLLSAIKENGYQLLFLSARAISQAYMTRQFLFNLMQDGKGLPEGPVFTSPDGLFLSLYREVVKKAPQEFKIACLQDIKALFPSDRNPFYAGFGNRDTDELCYLKVQIPEGKIFTINSKGQIVLNRHIDTKSYACLHGRINDMFPPTSSLSRLQR